One window from the genome of Nitrospirota bacterium encodes:
- a CDS encoding cbb3-type cytochrome c oxidase subunit I, protein MDRFVKNFILMSIVYLTIAAVLGIFMFGNPSLMQFKFVHSHLMLLGWVSMMIFGVGYHILPKFAGRFLKSKTIGEVQFWLANIGLVGMLLFYTLGIYNQTDSYRGITAAFGVVEAVSIFMFFYNMIATLYSKAAE, encoded by the coding sequence ATGGACAGATTTGTTAAAAACTTTATCTTGATGAGCATTGTGTATCTCACAATCGCCGCAGTGCTTGGGATATTCATGTTCGGCAATCCGTCTTTGATGCAATTTAAGTTTGTGCACTCTCATCTTATGCTGCTTGGATGGGTTTCGATGATGATTTTTGGGGTTGGTTACCACATACTCCCTAAATTTGCAGGCAGATTTTTGAAGAGCAAGACTATAGGAGAGGTTCAGTTCTGGCTTGCGAATATTGGTCTTGTGGGAATGCTGTTGTTCTATACTCTCGGTATTTATAATCAGACAGATTCTTACAGAGGCATTACCGCTGCTTTCGGAGTGGTTGAGGCAGTCTCAATTTTTATGTTTTTCTATAACATGATTGCAACACTCTATTCAAAGGCGGCAGAGTAA
- a CDS encoding DUF1858 domain-containing protein yields MIATKTKFTKDTIIGDIVMHSPAASNVIEKYFGNGCFTCQGMKVESLSFGAMMHNVDPNKIIEELNALEE; encoded by the coding sequence ATGATAGCAACAAAGACAAAATTCACAAAAGACACCATAATAGGAGATATAGTAATGCACAGCCCTGCCGCATCAAATGTTATAGAAAAATACTTCGGCAACGGCTGCTTCACATGTCAGGGCATGAAGGTAGAGTCTCTTTCATTTGGGGCAATGATGCACAATGTTGACCCTAACAAGATTATTGAAGAACTAAACGCTTTGGAGGAATAA
- a CDS encoding ammonia-forming cytochrome c nitrite reductase subunit c552 has translation MKKRFLIAFMAALAISMLIGIHYSSADAEKAKPYAGTTAKKAMPAEKAVKVETCYSCHSPIKELHTMGKHAKVNCTNCHSGLDKHQKAPGPETRPSTNTSWEACGQCHKEQYDSFMKTAYYRPARDEKSQLTNRAPNPFWDKLMMGHGFTKEHNLTRSHNWMLIDHLIVDRAYGGRFQGKNGWQYIFDKGKAWDVLMDKYPQTNEHKAFIPQSAAAANPVCLQCKSQDNILDWAYMGDPDKGAKWSRTSNVVEVAKSIQHGLNCFQCHDPHAAKPRIVRDGLIDALTRPDGDTLWHKDPKRTGIKVIEMGLRGYTRKIALLDKYDTRLQCGQCHVEYNCNPGYDPKNSDTSKYTITMADRRTNHFPYKDVFDLYDHYVNKVSFLDFKHTLTGGLLWKAQHPESETFYNSKHAKAGAGCDSCHTPKVKDKKTGKTYTSHFAVTPRVQLKETCLKCHSKWTEEQAKYSIDSIKAHIKGKMRKAEFWLSALIDKIVEGKKAGLAEDVINKAQNQHLRAHILWEYWTAENSDGFHNPEMARESLTKSVDESLKGIKILTDAMTAKTAAK, from the coding sequence ATGAAAAAGAGATTTCTTATAGCATTTATGGCAGCGCTTGCAATTTCCATGTTAATCGGAATCCATTACTCAAGTGCAGATGCGGAAAAGGCAAAACCGTATGCAGGGACAACTGCCAAGAAAGCAATGCCTGCAGAAAAAGCAGTTAAGGTTGAGACCTGCTATAGCTGCCATTCACCGATAAAAGAGCTTCATACAATGGGCAAACATGCAAAGGTTAATTGCACGAACTGCCATAGCGGTCTTGACAAACATCAAAAAGCACCCGGACCTGAGACAAGGCCTTCAACCAACACATCATGGGAGGCTTGCGGACAGTGCCACAAGGAGCAATATGACAGTTTTATGAAAACTGCCTATTACAGGCCTGCAAGAGATGAGAAATCACAGCTAACAAACAGGGCGCCTAACCCGTTCTGGGACAAACTTATGATGGGGCACGGCTTCACAAAGGAGCACAACCTCACAAGAAGCCACAACTGGATGCTCATAGACCATCTTATTGTTGACAGGGCATACGGAGGAAGGTTCCAGGGGAAAAACGGCTGGCAGTACATATTTGATAAGGGCAAGGCCTGGGATGTCCTTATGGACAAATATCCGCAAACCAATGAGCATAAGGCATTTATTCCTCAGAGCGCTGCCGCTGCAAATCCAGTTTGTCTTCAGTGCAAATCACAAGACAACATCCTTGATTGGGCCTATATGGGCGACCCGGATAAAGGCGCAAAATGGTCAAGGACATCCAATGTTGTTGAGGTTGCAAAGTCTATTCAACATGGCCTTAACTGTTTCCAATGTCACGACCCGCATGCTGCAAAACCAAGAATAGTCCGAGATGGTCTTATCGATGCACTGACAAGACCTGACGGAGATACCCTCTGGCACAAGGATCCAAAGAGGACCGGCATCAAGGTCATTGAAATGGGATTAAGGGGTTATACGAGGAAAATAGCGCTGCTTGATAAGTATGACACAAGGCTTCAGTGCGGGCAGTGCCATGTGGAATATAACTGTAACCCGGGGTATGATCCCAAAAATTCCGACACCTCAAAATACACTATCACAATGGCTGACAGAAGGACAAACCACTTCCCGTATAAGGACGTATTCGACCTTTATGACCATTATGTAAATAAGGTCAGCTTCCTTGACTTCAAACACACACTGACCGGCGGCCTCCTCTGGAAGGCGCAGCATCCCGAATCAGAGACATTCTATAATTCAAAGCATGCAAAGGCTGGCGCGGGATGCGACAGCTGCCACACACCAAAGGTTAAGGACAAAAAGACCGGGAAAACATACACATCCCACTTTGCAGTTACACCGAGAGTTCAGTTGAAAGAGACATGCCTGAAATGCCATTCCAAATGGACAGAAGAGCAGGCAAAATATTCCATTGACTCGATAAAGGCGCATATTAAGGGTAAGATGAGAAAAGCCGAGTTCTGGCTCTCTGCGCTCATAGACAAGATTGTTGAGGGCAAGAAGGCTGGACTTGCTGAAGACGTTATCAACAAGGCTCAGAATCAGCATCTACGGGCTCATATCCTCTGGGAGTACTGGACTGCCGAAAATTCTGACGGTTTCCACAATCCTGAAATGGCAAGGGAATCTCTGACAAAATCAGTTGATGAGTCACTGAAAGGCATCAAAATCCTTACTGATGCAATGACTGCAAAAACAGCAGCAAAGTAA
- a CDS encoding c-type cytochrome produces the protein MNNKAAKNLFIYGSLFFFVIFVALTVDTMGKLDKRAPEITEDVNAGKMAWHKYDCIGCHTIFGNGSYFAPDMTKVAEKKPKEYLKKFLMDPKAVNPKTSMPKLGISSEEADKLLAFLEWTSKVDTNGWPPKPILATAAGVGGKELTEGQKIYRSSICSNCHMINGIGGTTAPELTNVGAKRDRAWLIGHFKNPSAYVPNSAMPAFGNLKEKELNDLTDYMLTLKQEVTK, from the coding sequence ATGAACAATAAGGCTGCAAAAAATCTTTTCATCTACGGCAGTCTCTTCTTCTTTGTTATCTTTGTTGCCCTCACAGTTGACACTATGGGGAAACTTGACAAGAGGGCACCTGAGATAACAGAAGATGTGAATGCTGGGAAAATGGCATGGCACAAATATGACTGCATCGGATGTCATACCATTTTTGGAAACGGTTCTTATTTTGCGCCCGACATGACAAAGGTCGCTGAGAAGAAACCAAAGGAGTATCTTAAAAAGTTTCTGATGGATCCAAAGGCTGTCAATCCAAAGACATCAATGCCTAAACTTGGAATAAGCTCTGAAGAGGCTGACAAACTGTTAGCGTTCCTCGAATGGACTTCAAAAGTCGACACCAACGGCTGGCCTCCAAAACCAATTCTTGCCACAGCAGCAGGTGTTGGAGGAAAAGAGCTTACAGAAGGACAAAAAATTTATCGGTCGTCAATCTGTTCCAACTGTCACATGATAAACGGAATCGGAGGTACAACGGCACCTGAACTTACTAATGTCGGAGCTAAAAGAGACAGGGCCTGGCTCATAGGCCATTTCAAAAACCCGTCAGCATATGTGCCCAACTCTGCAATGCCTGCTTTTGGGAATCTGAAAGAAAAAGAGCTTAATGACTTAACCGATTACATGCTTACGCTTAAGCAGGAGGTGACTAAATGA
- a CDS encoding cbb3-type cytochrome c oxidase subunit I has product MSIKYESQKLAQNFYTFAVLLFLVQVVVGIIAAVQFIRPDFFILNFNIIRTLHINALVVWLLVGFMGATYYVVSEESESELWSLPLAKFQFWATVVAITSVVLGYIIMGINPQANTLVFGTRLLNEGREYIEAPRWADILIVISILLFLLNCFMTVLKTKKWTGIQGVLLGGLVFLALMYLPGMMYTKSMVKDQFWWWWVVHLWVEGAWEIIAGALLAFMLMKLVGAKREVVEKWMYVEVGLVMFTGILGIGHHYYWIGTPSYWLWVGGIFSSLEPIPLLVMVWDAFRTTRETRNVTNKAGLYYTVAHAIFNFVGAGLWGVIHTLPQVNKWTHGTQITAAHGHLAFYGAYVLLVMAMIYVTLPAIRGVKEFNPSRAFQSFWWMTISMVLIVLTITGAGMVQVYMERLMGLDYVAVKSIYNLWFWIFRAIFGVGFLIGVGIFVVDYFKLGKEPATAKA; this is encoded by the coding sequence ATGAGCATAAAATATGAAAGCCAAAAATTAGCTCAGAATTTCTATACATTTGCCGTGCTTCTGTTCCTGGTACAGGTAGTGGTCGGCATAATAGCTGCCGTTCAGTTCATCCGGCCCGACTTTTTCATCCTGAACTTCAACATAATAAGGACTCTCCATATCAACGCCCTTGTGGTGTGGTTGCTTGTGGGGTTCATGGGCGCAACCTATTATGTTGTTTCTGAAGAATCGGAGAGTGAGTTATGGAGCCTTCCCCTTGCAAAATTCCAGTTTTGGGCAACGGTTGTAGCAATAACATCAGTGGTTCTCGGCTACATTATTATGGGAATAAATCCACAGGCAAACACCCTTGTATTCGGCACAAGGCTTTTAAATGAGGGAAGGGAATATATTGAGGCCCCGCGCTGGGCAGACATCCTGATTGTCATATCAATTCTCTTGTTCCTCCTGAACTGTTTTATGACCGTGCTCAAGACAAAGAAGTGGACAGGCATTCAGGGTGTTCTCCTCGGCGGCCTTGTTTTCCTCGCCCTGATGTATCTTCCCGGCATGATGTACACAAAGAGCATGGTAAAAGACCAGTTCTGGTGGTGGTGGGTTGTGCATCTCTGGGTTGAGGGCGCATGGGAAATAATCGCAGGCGCACTGCTCGCTTTTATGTTGATGAAGCTTGTCGGAGCAAAGAGAGAGGTAGTTGAGAAATGGATGTATGTTGAAGTGGGCCTTGTTATGTTTACAGGAATTCTCGGCATAGGCCATCACTATTACTGGATTGGCACGCCGTCTTACTGGCTCTGGGTCGGCGGTATATTCAGCTCGCTTGAGCCGATTCCATTGCTTGTGATGGTATGGGACGCATTCAGGACAACGAGAGAAACAAGAAACGTAACCAATAAGGCAGGGCTTTATTATACAGTAGCTCATGCGATATTCAACTTTGTAGGCGCAGGGCTATGGGGTGTAATACACACACTGCCGCAGGTAAACAAATGGACTCATGGCACACAGATAACGGCAGCGCATGGACATCTTGCATTCTACGGCGCATACGTCCTTCTTGTCATGGCAATGATATATGTAACACTTCCTGCAATCAGGGGTGTTAAGGAATTTAATCCATCAAGGGCCTTTCAGTCATTCTGGTGGATGACAATCTCGATGGTATTAATCGTTCTTACGATAACAGGCGCGGGGATGGTACAAGTCTATATGGAAAGACTCATGGGGCTTGATTATGTGGCTGTCAAGAGTATATACAATCTCTGGTTCTGGATATTTAGGGCGATATTCGGTGTCGGCTTTCTCATCGGCGTGGGGATATTTGTAGTGGATTACTTCAAGCTTGGGAAAGAGCCTGCTACGGCAAAGGCATAG